Below is a genomic region from Leptolyngbya boryana PCC 6306.
AATCTGTGATCAATTGTATTCACCCTGACGATCGCGACAATTTTACTCAAGCTCTAAGTCAAACTCTCGGTGAGGGCGTAGAACATAATCTAGAATATCGGGTTGTTTTTCCAGATGGCACAATTCACGATATTGCAGCGAGAGGTCGTCCCTTTTTCAACAAAATGGGTGAGCCGATTCTTTTGAGAGGAATTGTTCTCGATATTACTGATCGCAAACGATTAGAAGAACAACGGTTACAGCTATTGCGAGAACAAACGGCACGGGCTGAGGCAGAATCTGCAAATCGAATTAAAGATGAGTTTTTAGCGGTGCTGTCCCATGAATTGCGATCGCCGCTCAACCCTATTCTAGGCTGGGCAAAGTTGTTACGAACTCAAAAACTGAGTGAATCAAAAACTGCCCAGGCTTTGGAGACGATCGAGCGCAATGCTAAACTGCAATCGGAACTAATCGAAGACCTGCTAGATGTCTCGCGAATTCTACAAGGAAAACTTAGCCTCAATACAGTGCCGGTGAATCTATCCACTATGATTCAAGCCGCGATTGAGACCGTGCAATTAGCAGCAGAGGCTAAATCTATTGCCATTGAGGTGACTCTCGAACCTCAGATTAGTCAGGTACTGGGTGACTCCAATCGCTTACAGCAGGTGGTATGGAACCTCCTTTCCAATGCTGTGAAATTTACGCCCGCTGGTGGAAAGGTTGAAGTCCGACTAGAAAGCAATGAGGGTGATCACACAGAAGATTCGTCCTCTTTCACTCGTTACGCTCAAATCACGGTGACGGATACTGGCAGGGGCATCCATCCAGACTTCCTACCCCATGTGTTTGAATGCTTTCGTCAGGCAGATAGTGCAACAACTCGAAAATTTAGCGGATTAGGATTGGGACTGGCGATCGTCCGTCATCTTGTGGAACTGCATGGGGGCATAGTCCAAGCAGACAGCCCGGGAGAAGGGCTAGGTGCAACCTTTACAGTGAGGCTTCCACTGATGGCTACTCCATTGATACCGAAGGGGGAGACTCAACCTTCGATCGCTGCTAACCTGAATGGGCTTCAGATTCTGGTAGTAGATGATGACACAGACACGCGGGAGTTTGTTGCCTTTGTTTTAGAGCAAGCAGGTGCAAGCATTCTAACTGCTGCCTCAGCATCTGAAGCTTTCACAACACTCATGCAATCCCAGCCACATCTCTTACTCAGTGATATAGGAATGCCGGACATCGATGGCTATATGCTGATTCGTCAGATTCGCGCCTTGCCACCAGAGCAGGGCAGTACTATCCCAGCGATCGCGCTTACGGCTTTTGCTGGAGAAATGAATCAACAACAAGCGCTAGCAGCTGGATTTCAAAAGCATCTCTCGAAACCGATTGAACCGGATCGCCTGATCTCCACGATCGCGAGCCTAGTCGTTCGTTAAATGATTGCTTAGATTGAATTGATAGAAGTATACTCCTATGGAACTTAACTCGGCTAACCTCAAAGGCGATCTCTCCCAGCCTCCAGAACTAAGCGACCGCAAGGAAGAAGCGACCTTGCGAAAAAAACAAATTGAAGAAGCTCTGTGGGAAAGGGAAGCGCAATTAACGAGCATTTTTCAGACAATTCCCAATGGAATTGTTATTCTTGACCAGACAGGACAGATTGTTAGCGCCAATCCTGCCGCAGAACAGATTTTAAGGCTCACTCGTAGTAACCTGACTGAACGGGTGTACAATGACCCCGCTTGGTCTATTACAACGGTAGATGGACAACTCTTTCCCGAAGAAGATTTGCCGTTTGTGCAGGTGATGCGAACCGGAAAGCCAATTTATCAAGTCGAGCATGCGATTGCTCATTCCGATGGCACCATCATTATCTTGTCGATCAACGCTTCTCCATTGTTCAATGCCGAAGGAAGGATCACCAATGTGATTGCTGCGATCACCGACATTACAGAGCGTAAGCAAGCAGATGCAATTCTACGAGAATCAGAAGAACGCTATCGTTCGGTGATTGAAACAGCAGCCGAAGGTATTGTGTTTCAGCATAGGGATAGTCGGATCACGACCTGTAATGCCAGCGCTGAGAGAATCTTAGGTCTAACCGCCGATCAGATGATGGGGCGTTCTTCCCTTGATCCGCGCTGGTGTGCGATCTACGAGGATGGTTCTCCGTTCCCCGGCAAACTACATCCAGCCATGATCACGCTGCAAACGGGAGAGCCTCAGTCGAACGTCATCATGGGGATTTGCAAGCCCGATGATACCTTGACCTGGATCTCAATCAATGCACGACCCCTATTTCAAGCCAACGACACAGAGCCCTATGCCGTAGTGTGTTCCTTTTTTGATATCACCGATCGCAAAGCAGCCGAAGCAGAGCGTTTCATTTCGGAAATTGCTCTACAACAAATGCCTGATGCCATTCTATTAAGTGACTTAGAAGGCAGGATTCAACGCTGGCTCGGTAATGCTGAGCAGATTTTTGGCTACAGCGCAACAGAAGCAATGGGTCAGCCGATCAATTTTATTTATCACCCTGATGTTCGAGCAGCGATGACCACTGAAATAATGCAGTCTGTTCAAGAGACGGATGAATTTAGTCGTGAAATTTTATGTATGCGAAAAGATGGCTCAGAAGTGCCGATCGAAACCACCATCAAAACCGTGTGTGACAAAGCCGGGAAGCCGCTGTTTCTGATTGGAATTAATAAGGACATTACAGAACGCAAGCGGGCAGAAATCGAACGAATTCAACTGTTGCGGCAACAAATTCAAGAACAAACTGCCCGTTTAGAAGTAGAGGCAGGTTTACGACGATCGACCTTCCTTGTAGAAGCGGGTACCTTACTCGCATCATCCCTGGATTACGAACAAACACTCCAGAGTGTTGCTAGTTTAGCGGTTCCCTACTTCGCAGATTGGTGCGGGGTTGATTTACTAAATCATGACGGGTCTATTAGCCGTGTTGCCGTTGCCCATGCAGATCCGAACAAGGTGAAGTTTGCGTGGGAGGTCGCACAACGCTTTCCCAGACACTTAGAGGATGGCTATGGGATCTCTCAAGTGATGAAAACGGGGCACAGTGAAATTGCGATCAAGATTACGGATGAGCAACTCACAGCCACTGTCCCAATTCCGGAGTATTTGGAAATCATCCAAGAGTTGGGCTTGAAGTCCTGCATCATCACTCCATTGCAAGCACGTGGACGAGTGGTAGGCACGCTTTCCCTTGTGTTTGCTGAATCAAATCGCCAGTACAGTATGGCAGATCTAGATCTGGCTGAAGATTTAGCGCGTCGTGCCGCGATCGCCATTGATAATGCTCGTCTTTATCACAGGACTCAACAGGCAAAGCAAGACGCACTTTCAGCTGCCAATCGTATTACCCGTCTGCAAAGAGTGACAGCCGCACTTTCAGAATCCCTCACACCTGAACAAGTGATAGAGGTTGTCGTCGAACAGAGTGTAGCAGTTCTAAAGGCAGCGGCAGTACTGGTGGTTTTAGTCAGTAAAGATAGAACAGAACTTGAGATTGTAAAATCGATCGGCTATGAAGCAGACTTAGTACAAAGTTGGTGCAAGTTTCCGATCAACACAGATGTTCCCCTAGCAGAAGCTGTCAGAACCGGACAGCCCGTTTGGGTGGAAACGCTGTTAGAGCGAATTGCTCGCTATCCCCATCTCGCTGAGATTTACAGTCGGTATGATTTTCAATCCTGGATTGCACTTCCCTTAGTGGTTGAAGGCAAGTCAATTGGTGGAATGTTACTGAGCTTTAAGGAGTTCAAGAACCTGAGCCAGGAAGATCGTGAGTTTATTCTCGCCCTTAGTCGTCAATGTGCTCAAGCCATTTCCCGTGCTCAGTTATATGAGGCAGAACGCAGTTCAAGAGCCGAAGCAGAACAGGCAAACCGAGTGAAAGATGAATTTTTAGCTGTGCTCTCTCATGAACTCCGATCGCCCCTCAACCCAATTTTGGGCTGGACAAAAATTCTACGAGCTGGACAGTTAAAGCCTGATAAGGTCGATCAAGCATTAGCAACCATTGAGCGGAACGCCAAGCTTCAGGCACAGCTTATTGAAGACTTACTCGATATCTCCCGGATGTTGCGGGGAAAACTCAGTCTCAATATTGTGCCAGTTGACTTAATTACTGTCATTCACAGTGCGATCGAAACCGTGCAACTCGCAGCTTCTGCCAAATCGATTCAGATTCAAACCAGGTTACAACAGCACTCAAAATCTGTATTGGGAGATGCCAATCGATTGCAACAAGTGCTGTGGAATCTCCTCTCCAATGCAATCAAGTTCACACCGAACGAAGGACAAGTCATCATTGGGATGGAAGAGTCGGAACAGCACATTCACATTCAGGTGATTGACACAGGCAAAGGCATCCATCCAGGGTTCCTCCCCCATGTGTTTGAATACTTCCGCCAAGCGGATAGCAGCACAACTCGTCAGTTTGGGGGATTGGGATTAGGACTGGCGATCGCACGTCAAATTGTGGAACTGCATGGCGGAACGATTCAGGCAGAAAGTTTAGGGGAAGGATTGGGAGCAACGTTCACGGTTCGCTTACCGATTACCACGGTTGTAGCAGAAAGTCCTACAGCCGGAGAATCATCAATCCAAATCGAGGATTTAACCGGGCTGCATATTCTCGTTGTGGACGATGAAGCGGATATGCGCGATTTAGCAGAATTCATCCTTGTGCAGCATGGTGCCC
It encodes:
- a CDS encoding PAS domain S-box protein, which translates into the protein MELNSANLKGDLSQPPELSDRKEEATLRKKQIEEALWEREAQLTSIFQTIPNGIVILDQTGQIVSANPAAEQILRLTRSNLTERVYNDPAWSITTVDGQLFPEEDLPFVQVMRTGKPIYQVEHAIAHSDGTIIILSINASPLFNAEGRITNVIAAITDITERKQADAILRESEERYRSVIETAAEGIVFQHRDSRITTCNASAERILGLTADQMMGRSSLDPRWCAIYEDGSPFPGKLHPAMITLQTGEPQSNVIMGICKPDDTLTWISINARPLFQANDTEPYAVVCSFFDITDRKAAEAERFISEIALQQMPDAILLSDLEGRIQRWLGNAEQIFGYSATEAMGQPINFIYHPDVRAAMTTEIMQSVQETDEFSREILCMRKDGSEVPIETTIKTVCDKAGKPLFLIGINKDITERKRAEIERIQLLRQQIQEQTARLEVEAGLRRSTFLVEAGTLLASSLDYEQTLQSVASLAVPYFADWCGVDLLNHDGSISRVAVAHADPNKVKFAWEVAQRFPRHLEDGYGISQVMKTGHSEIAIKITDEQLTATVPIPEYLEIIQELGLKSCIITPLQARGRVVGTLSLVFAESNRQYSMADLDLAEDLARRAAIAIDNARLYHRTQQAKQDALSAANRITRLQRVTAALSESLTPEQVIEVVVEQSVAVLKAAAVLVVLVSKDRTELEIVKSIGYEADLVQSWCKFPINTDVPLAEAVRTGQPVWVETLLERIARYPHLAEIYSRYDFQSWIALPLVVEGKSIGGMLLSFKEFKNLSQEDREFILALSRQCAQAISRAQLYEAERSSRAEAEQANRVKDEFLAVLSHELRSPLNPILGWTKILRAGQLKPDKVDQALATIERNAKLQAQLIEDLLDISRMLRGKLSLNIVPVDLITVIHSAIETVQLAASAKSIQIQTRLQQHSKSVLGDANRLQQVLWNLLSNAIKFTPNEGQVIIGMEESEQHIHIQVIDTGKGIHPGFLPHVFEYFRQADSSTTRQFGGLGLGLAIARQIVELHGGTIQAESLGEGLGATFTVRLPITTVVAESPTAGESSIQIEDLTGLHILVVDDEADMRDLAEFILVQHGAQVTVASSAADALLTLAHSVPDVLLSDIGMPEMDGYVLIRQIRERSPEAGGRMPAIALTAYAGEIDQHRALAVGFQRHIPKPVDPETLIRAITELLKNRLGEVEQQ